A window of the Enterobacteriaceae bacterium 4M9 genome harbors these coding sequences:
- a CDS encoding YchO/YchP family invasin, which produces MAVPALCLAAESTAVQPSFEQQAQHPFDNDGDTLPDLGSAPENASSEKAFATMVKTFGEASMTDNGLTTGEQARQFAFTQLRDALADKVTSEAQSLLSPWGRADFTLAVDQEGSFSGSSGSLFTPWHDSESRLTWSQLGVSQRNQGLVGNFGIGQRWNTGNWLLGYNSFYDTQFDDNLHRAGLGAEAWGEYLRLSANYYQPLGDWKLTGVTQEQRMARGYDVTAQAWLPFYRHINTSVSLEQYFGDNVDLFNTGTGYRDPLAVKVGLSYTPVPLMTLTATHKQGENGNTQDDLGLKVNYRFGVPLVQQLSAAQVATTSSLRGSRYDRVERSGLPVMEYRQSKTLSVYLATPPWQLGPAESVVLKLQIHSRHGVKHITWQGDTQALSLTPPAKNTSTDGWTVIMPTWDSSPEAENAWRLSVTVEDEKGQRVTSNWITLRLSEPLTIYSQDDTRWQLLPDEPQQQSLDE; this is translated from the coding sequence ATTGCTGTTCCCGCGCTTTGCCTTGCCGCAGAGAGTACTGCTGTGCAACCTTCCTTTGAGCAACAGGCACAACACCCGTTTGACAACGATGGCGATACGCTGCCCGATCTTGGCTCTGCGCCAGAAAACGCCAGCAGCGAAAAAGCGTTTGCCACCATGGTGAAAACCTTTGGTGAAGCCAGCATGACTGACAACGGGCTCACCACCGGTGAGCAGGCGCGCCAGTTTGCCTTCACCCAGTTGCGTGATGCACTGGCAGATAAAGTCACCAGCGAAGCGCAATCTCTGCTTTCGCCCTGGGGACGGGCCGATTTTACGTTGGCGGTCGACCAGGAGGGCAGTTTCTCCGGCAGCAGTGGCTCACTCTTCACGCCGTGGCACGACAGTGAAAGCCGTTTGACCTGGAGCCAGCTTGGCGTAAGCCAGCGCAATCAAGGACTGGTGGGGAATTTTGGCATCGGTCAGCGCTGGAATACGGGAAACTGGCTTTTAGGTTACAACTCCTTTTATGACACCCAGTTTGATGACAATTTGCACCGCGCCGGACTGGGAGCAGAGGCATGGGGCGAATACTTGCGCCTGTCTGCCAACTATTACCAGCCGCTGGGTGACTGGAAGCTTACTGGCGTGACGCAGGAGCAGCGCATGGCGCGCGGCTACGACGTGACTGCCCAGGCCTGGCTGCCGTTCTATCGCCATATCAATACCAGCGTGAGCCTTGAGCAGTACTTTGGCGACAATGTGGATTTGTTCAATACCGGCACCGGCTATCGTGATCCGTTGGCGGTTAAAGTTGGTCTGAGTTACACCCCGGTCCCGCTGATGACGCTGACGGCAACCCACAAGCAAGGGGAGAATGGCAACACGCAGGACGACCTCGGGCTCAAGGTCAATTATCGCTTTGGCGTGCCGCTTGTTCAGCAGCTATCAGCCGCGCAGGTTGCCACCACGTCATCTCTGCGCGGAAGCCGCTACGACAGGGTTGAGCGCAGCGGCCTGCCGGTGATGGAGTACCGCCAGAGCAAAACGCTGTCGGTGTATCTGGCGACGCCACCGTGGCAGCTTGGCCCGGCAGAAAGCGTGGTGCTGAAACTTCAGATCCATTCGCGCCATGGCGTGAAGCATATTACCTGGCAGGGGGATACTCAGGCGCTTAGCTTAACGCCACCGGCAAAAAATACGTCCACCGACGGCTGGACGGTGATTATGCCCACCTGGGACAGCAGTCCGGAGGCAGAAAACGCCTGGCGGTTGTCCGTAACGGTTGAGGATGAGAAAGGACAGCGCGTAACATCAAACTGGATTACTCTGCGCCTGAGCGAACCGCTGACGATTTATTCGCAGGACGATACGCGCTGGCAACTGCTGCCAGACGAGCCGCAGCAGCAAAGCCTTGACGAATAA
- the chaB gene encoding putative cation transport regulator ChaB, which translates to MPYKTKSELPDSVRGVLPAHAQDIYKEAFNSAWEQYKDKSARRDDASREEVAHRVAWAAVKQSYKKGDDERWHPKHS; encoded by the coding sequence ATGCCTTATAAAACGAAAAGTGAATTGCCAGACAGCGTACGGGGCGTCCTTCCTGCCCACGCGCAGGATATCTATAAAGAAGCTTTCAACAGCGCCTGGGAGCAGTATAAGGATAAATCGGCGCGGCGAGATGATGCCAGTCGTGAAGAAGTCGCGCACCGCGTCGCCTGGGCGGCAGTCAAGCAGAGTTACAAAAAGGGCGATGACGAACGCTGGCATCCTAAGCATTCGTGA
- a CDS encoding heme lyase NrfEFG subunit NrfF, which produces MKSLRIVLLWLALQGLAVAAVVDTWAFSSPEVQKQALSVAASLRCPQCQNQNLLESTAPVAVTMRHTVFSMTEQGKTPAEIVDFMTARYGDFVRYQPPLRGVAWVLWLLPPLLLLALMMGLWRWRRRFS; this is translated from the coding sequence ATGAAGTCACTGCGGATAGTCCTGCTGTGGCTGGCATTGCAGGGGCTGGCGGTCGCTGCTGTGGTGGACACCTGGGCTTTTAGTTCGCCAGAGGTGCAGAAGCAGGCGCTCTCGGTGGCAGCCAGTCTGCGCTGTCCACAATGCCAGAACCAGAATTTGCTGGAGTCCACCGCGCCTGTGGCGGTCACGATGCGTCATACGGTTTTTAGCATGACAGAGCAGGGAAAAACGCCCGCGGAAATTGTTGATTTTATGACGGCCCGCTACGGTGATTTTGTACGCTACCAGCCGCCGCTGCGTGGAGTGGCGTGGGTGTTGTGGTTGTTGCCGCCCTTGTTGTTACTTGCGCTTATGATGGGTCTGTGGCGCTGGCGCAGGAGGTTTTCGTGA
- a CDS encoding NarK family nitrate/nitrite MFS transporter, which yields MTESAACARSSGATITDWRPEDANFWQRGGSRIASRNLWISVPCLLLAFCVWMLFSTVAVNLNKVGFSFTTDQLFMLTALPSVSGALMRVPYSFMVPIFGGRRWTAFSTGILIIPCVWLGFAVQDTSTTFSTFIMISLLCGFAGANFASSMANISFFFPKSKQGGALGINGGLGNLGVSVMQLLAPLAISLSVFAFFGAGQGELQSDGSRLYLENAAWIWVPPLVIFTLAAWFGMNDLAASKASFREQLPVLKRVHLWIMSLLYLATFGSFIGFSAGFAMLARTQFPQIDVMSFAFFGPLVGALARSAGGVISDKLGGTRVTLVNFFCMALFSGLLFMTLPTQGQGGNFYAFFGVFILLFLTAGLGSGSTFQMISVIFRKLTLERVKAEGGSDEQAMREAATDTAAALGFISAIGAIGGFFIPKAFGTSLDLTGSPAGAMKIFFIFYVLCVLITWGVYGRRAKH from the coding sequence ATGACTGAGTCTGCTGCTTGCGCACGCTCGTCCGGCGCCACGATTACCGACTGGCGGCCTGAAGATGCAAACTTCTGGCAGCGTGGTGGCAGTCGCATCGCCAGCCGTAATCTGTGGATTTCTGTACCCTGCCTGTTGCTCGCCTTCTGCGTCTGGATGCTGTTCAGTACAGTCGCGGTAAATCTCAACAAAGTAGGTTTTAGCTTCACCACTGACCAGCTATTTATGCTGACGGCGTTACCGTCGGTCTCCGGCGCGCTAATGCGCGTCCCGTACTCCTTTATGGTGCCCATTTTCGGTGGCCGCCGCTGGACGGCTTTTAGCACCGGCATTTTGATTATTCCCTGCGTCTGGCTGGGCTTTGCCGTACAGGATACGTCGACAACCTTTAGCACCTTTATCATGATTTCACTGCTGTGCGGTTTTGCCGGGGCTAACTTTGCTTCCAGCATGGCGAACATCAGCTTCTTCTTTCCAAAGAGCAAACAGGGCGGAGCGCTGGGGATTAACGGCGGTCTGGGTAACCTGGGTGTGAGCGTGATGCAGCTGCTGGCACCGCTGGCGATTTCGCTCTCTGTCTTTGCCTTTTTTGGTGCAGGACAGGGCGAGTTGCAAAGTGATGGCTCGCGCCTGTATCTGGAAAACGCAGCCTGGATTTGGGTGCCGCCGCTGGTGATTTTCACCCTTGCGGCCTGGTTTGGCATGAACGACCTGGCGGCTTCAAAAGCCTCGTTCAGGGAGCAGTTGCCGGTGCTTAAGCGCGTGCACCTGTGGATAATGAGCCTGCTGTATCTTGCTACGTTTGGTTCTTTTATCGGTTTTTCGGCCGGGTTTGCCATGCTCGCCCGCACGCAGTTCCCGCAGATAGATGTCATGAGCTTTGCCTTTTTTGGGCCACTGGTGGGCGCGCTTGCGCGTTCGGCGGGCGGCGTTATCTCTGACAAACTGGGGGGAACCCGGGTTACGCTGGTGAACTTCTTCTGTATGGCGCTCTTTAGCGGGCTGCTGTTTATGACCTTGCCAACGCAGGGGCAGGGCGGCAATTTCTATGCCTTCTTTGGCGTGTTTATTCTGTTGTTCCTGACCGCGGGCCTGGGCAGTGGTTCCACCTTCCAGATGATTTCGGTCATCTTCCGTAAGCTTACGCTGGAGCGCGTTAAGGCCGAGGGCGGCAGCGATGAGCAGGCGATGCGTGAGGCCGCAACCGACACCGCAGCAGCCCTTGGTTTTATCTCTGCAATTGGCGCTATCGGCGGCTTTTTTATCCCGAAAGCGTTTGGAACGTCCCTCGATCTGACCGGTTCACCGGCAGGCGCTATGAAAATTTTCTTCATCTTCTACGTATTGTGTGTGCTGATTACCTGGGGCGTGTATGGGCGTCGGGCTAAGCACTGA
- the narL gene encoding two-component system response regulator NarL — protein MMTQDSATILLIDDHPMLRTGVKQLISMAPDIRVVGEAGNGEQGVELAEALDPDLILLDLNMPGMNGLETLDRLREKSLSGRIVVFSVSNHEEDVVTALKRGADGYLLKDMEPEDLLKALQQAAAGEMVLSEALTPVLAASLRANRATSERDVSQLTPRERDILKLIAQGLPNKTIARRLDITESTVKVHVKHLLKKMKLKSRVEAAVWVHQERIF, from the coding sequence GTGATGACTCAGGACAGCGCTACTATTTTACTTATTGACGATCATCCGATGCTGCGCACCGGCGTGAAGCAGCTTATCAGCATGGCACCCGACATTCGTGTTGTAGGCGAAGCCGGCAATGGTGAACAGGGCGTGGAGCTTGCCGAAGCGCTCGACCCGGATCTTATCCTGCTCGACCTCAACATGCCTGGCATGAACGGGCTGGAAACGCTGGACAGGCTACGTGAGAAATCCCTCTCCGGGCGTATCGTGGTATTCAGCGTGTCTAACCATGAAGAGGATGTGGTGACAGCCCTTAAGCGCGGCGCTGACGGCTACCTGCTTAAGGACATGGAGCCAGAAGATTTACTTAAAGCCTTGCAACAGGCGGCAGCCGGAGAAATGGTGCTGAGCGAGGCGCTGACGCCGGTGCTGGCCGCCAGCCTGCGCGCCAACCGCGCGACTTCAGAGCGCGATGTCTCACAACTCACGCCGCGCGAGCGCGACATTCTGAAACTGATTGCCCAGGGGTTGCCGAACAAAACCATCGCTCGCCGTCTGGATATCACCGAAAGCACGGTGAAAGTGCACGTCAAACATCTTCTGAAGAAAATGAAACTGAAATCGCGGGTGGAAGCCGCTGTCTGGGTACATCAGGAGCGCATTTTTTAA
- the chaA gene encoding sodium-potassium/proton antiporter ChaA, with protein sequence MTKNHEAVKTRHKETSLIFPVLALAVLFFWSGSQSLPAVAGINLLALVGILASAFSVVRHADVLAHRLGEPYGSLILSLSVVILEVSLISALMATGDAAPALMRDTLYSIIMIVTGGLVGFALLMGGRKFATQHVNLFGIKQYLMALFPLAVIVLVFPMALPAGNFTVGQSLIVALISAAMYGVFLIIQTKTHQSLFVYEHEDEGDDDDPHHGKPSAHSSKWHAAWLIVHLIAVISVTKMNAEPLESLLTWMNAPAAFTGFLVALLILSPEGLGAIKAVMQNQVQRAMNLFFGSVLATISLTVPTVTLIAILTGNELIFSLGAPEMVVMLASLVLCQISFSTGRTNVLNGSAHLALFAAYLMTIFA encoded by the coding sequence ATGACAAAAAACCATGAGGCGGTAAAAACCCGCCATAAGGAGACCTCTCTCATCTTCCCGGTGCTGGCGCTTGCCGTACTGTTTTTCTGGAGCGGCAGCCAGTCTCTTCCCGCTGTAGCGGGCATTAACCTTCTTGCTCTGGTCGGTATCCTGGCCAGTGCCTTCAGCGTAGTCCGTCATGCCGACGTATTGGCACACCGCCTCGGCGAACCATACGGCTCATTGATTCTGAGCCTTTCGGTAGTCATTCTTGAAGTGAGTCTGATTTCTGCATTAATGGCAACCGGCGACGCCGCTCCCGCGCTGATGCGCGACACCCTTTATTCCATCATCATGATTGTCACCGGCGGTCTGGTCGGCTTTGCGTTGCTGATGGGCGGGCGCAAATTTGCTACCCAGCATGTGAACCTGTTTGGTATCAAACAATACCTGATGGCCCTTTTCCCGCTGGCGGTGATTGTCCTGGTCTTCCCAATGGCGCTGCCCGCAGGCAATTTCACCGTCGGCCAGTCGCTGATAGTGGCTCTGATTTCTGCTGCCATGTATGGCGTGTTCCTGATTATTCAGACCAAAACGCACCAGAGCCTGTTTGTGTATGAGCACGAAGACGAAGGTGACGATGACGACCCGCACCACGGCAAGCCGTCTGCCCACAGCAGCAAATGGCACGCGGCCTGGCTGATTGTGCATCTGATTGCGGTTATCTCGGTGACCAAGATGAACGCCGAGCCGCTCGAGTCGCTGCTGACGTGGATGAACGCCCCTGCGGCCTTCACCGGCTTCCTGGTAGCCCTGCTGATTCTCTCCCCGGAAGGTCTGGGCGCGATTAAAGCCGTGATGCAAAACCAGGTACAGCGTGCGATGAACCTGTTCTTCGGTTCCGTGCTGGCCACTATTTCACTGACTGTACCGACCGTGACGCTGATTGCCATCCTGACTGGCAACGAACTTATTTTCTCGCTCGGCGCACCGGAAATGGTGGTGATGCTGGCGTCTTTGGTTCTGTGCCAGATTTCGTTCTCCACCGGGCGCACCAATGTGTTGAACGGTTCGGCTCACCTGGCACTGTTTGCCGCCTACCTGATGACCATTTTTGCCTGA
- a CDS encoding gamma-glutamylcyclotransferase, translating to MLTRDFLLKADCRTAFGDIEETLLWSAEQRAASLAATLACRPDNSPVWIFGYGSLMWNPALEFVESATGTLPGWHRAFCLRLTVGRGTLHQPGRMLALKEGGRTTGVAYRLAEETLEQELTLLWKREMVTGCYLPRWCPLALDDGRTVSALVFIMDPRHPLYEPDTQAPHIAPLIATASGPLGTNAQYLFSLEQALSSLGMRDDGLVDLLDAVRRFQGNAPQPK from the coding sequence GTGTTAACGCGGGATTTTTTACTCAAAGCAGATTGCCGCACGGCATTCGGTGATATTGAAGAAACGCTGTTGTGGTCAGCGGAGCAACGCGCGGCGTCGCTTGCGGCAACGTTGGCCTGCAGGCCAGATAATAGCCCGGTATGGATTTTCGGTTATGGTTCGCTGATGTGGAACCCGGCACTGGAGTTTGTTGAGTCGGCCACCGGCACGCTGCCCGGTTGGCACCGGGCATTTTGCCTGCGTTTGACCGTGGGACGAGGGACGTTGCACCAGCCTGGACGTATGCTTGCTCTCAAAGAGGGGGGCAGAACGACGGGAGTTGCCTATCGGCTGGCAGAAGAGACGCTGGAGCAGGAGTTAACGCTGCTGTGGAAGCGCGAGATGGTCACCGGCTGCTATCTGCCGCGCTGGTGCCCGCTGGCGCTTGATGATGGGCGCACGGTTAGCGCACTGGTGTTCATTATGGATCCGCGCCACCCGTTATATGAGCCTGATACCCAGGCACCTCACATTGCGCCACTGATTGCCACTGCCAGCGGGCCACTTGGCACGAATGCGCAGTATCTGTTCTCGCTGGAGCAGGCGTTGTCATCACTGGGAATGCGCGATGACGGCCTGGTGGATTTGCTTGATGCAGTGCGCCGCTTTCAGGGCAACGCGCCGCAGCCAAAGTAG
- the narX gene encoding nitrate/nitrite two-component system sensor histidine kinase NarX encodes MFKRCLSPLTLVNQLALIMLLLALLGVAGMGLAGWLVQGIQGNAHAINKAGTLRMQSYRLLAEIPLTSQTQPLLDEMTRTAASDELTRAARRDAQTLQLEALRNYWRDVLHPAIASAHKQSDVRDNVAAYVEYIDQLVTTFDHKTEQRIRQVILLQQAMAILTGLLLIFTVIWLRKRLLRPWRQLLAMAAAIGQRDFSQRAHIRGRDEMATLGDALNGMSAELAHSYASLEQRVAEKTAGLAQTNEALSFLYSANRRLHSQATFCQRVTPALNELQRLTPLREIEIRVYEHGDEENYQEFTCRAGADCPQPDCNACPAHASPATGEGTPLKWRLTDSHTQYGLVLARLPQGETLSHERQQLVDTFMEQLTSALALERQNEHQQQLMVMEERSAIARELHDSIAQSLSCMKMQVSCLQMQGGTLPQASQTLLAQIREELNTSWRQLRELLTTFRLQLTEPGLRPALEASCQEFGSRLGFPVILDYQLPPRCVPGHQAIHLVQIAREALNNTFKHASASAAGVTAIQHGDQVRITIWDNGCGIAGSGERSNHYGLIIMRDRAQSLKGDCQIRPRPGGGTEVVVNFIPGALTPPRDRSEQ; translated from the coding sequence ATGTTTAAACGTTGCCTCTCACCGCTGACCCTGGTCAACCAGCTGGCGCTCATTATGCTGCTGCTGGCACTGCTGGGCGTGGCCGGAATGGGGCTGGCGGGTTGGCTGGTTCAGGGCATTCAGGGAAACGCGCACGCCATTAATAAAGCAGGCACGCTGCGCATGCAAAGCTACCGCTTGCTGGCAGAAATCCCCCTTACCTCCCAGACCCAGCCGCTGCTTGATGAGATGACACGCACCGCAGCAAGCGATGAGCTCACGCGCGCGGCCAGGCGCGATGCCCAGACGCTGCAACTTGAAGCCCTGCGCAACTACTGGCGTGACGTACTGCACCCTGCCATCGCCAGTGCCCACAAGCAAAGTGACGTTCGCGACAACGTTGCCGCCTATGTCGAGTATATCGACCAGCTTGTCACCACCTTCGACCATAAGACCGAGCAGCGCATTCGCCAGGTCATACTTCTGCAACAGGCCATGGCGATACTGACCGGCCTGCTGCTTATTTTTACCGTCATCTGGTTGCGTAAACGACTTTTGCGCCCGTGGCGTCAGTTACTGGCGATGGCAGCCGCCATTGGCCAGCGCGACTTCAGCCAGCGTGCGCATATTCGCGGTCGCGATGAAATGGCAACACTGGGCGATGCACTTAACGGCATGTCTGCCGAACTCGCGCACAGTTATGCCAGCCTTGAGCAGCGGGTGGCAGAAAAAACCGCCGGACTGGCCCAAACCAACGAAGCCCTCTCGTTTCTCTACAGCGCTAACCGCCGTCTGCACTCGCAGGCCACATTCTGCCAACGCGTAACGCCCGCGCTTAACGAGCTACAGCGCCTTACGCCACTGCGGGAAATCGAGATCAGGGTCTACGAACACGGTGATGAAGAAAATTATCAGGAATTTACCTGTCGTGCCGGCGCTGACTGCCCGCAGCCAGACTGCAACGCCTGCCCGGCACACGCGTCGCCTGCCACGGGCGAAGGCACTCCGCTGAAATGGCGTCTGACCGACAGCCATACCCAATACGGGCTGGTGCTTGCCAGGCTGCCGCAAGGAGAAACGTTGAGTCACGAACGCCAACAGCTGGTTGATACGTTCATGGAACAACTGACCTCAGCACTGGCCCTTGAACGCCAGAATGAGCACCAGCAGCAGTTGATGGTAATGGAGGAGCGCTCCGCTATCGCCCGCGAACTGCATGACTCTATTGCCCAGTCCCTGTCGTGTATGAAAATGCAGGTCAGTTGCCTGCAAATGCAGGGCGGCACGCTGCCACAGGCAAGCCAGACGTTGCTGGCACAGATTCGCGAGGAGTTGAACACCTCATGGCGCCAGTTGCGCGAACTGTTAACCACGTTTCGCCTGCAACTGACAGAGCCGGGCCTGCGCCCGGCGCTGGAGGCCAGCTGTCAGGAGTTCGGCTCCCGACTCGGTTTCCCGGTCATACTGGATTACCAACTGCCGCCGCGTTGTGTGCCAGGACATCAGGCCATTCATCTGGTGCAAATCGCACGTGAAGCGCTCAACAACACCTTTAAACATGCCAGCGCCAGCGCTGCGGGCGTCACTGCGATACAACACGGCGACCAGGTACGCATCACTATCTGGGATAACGGCTGTGGCATCGCAGGAAGTGGTGAAAGAAGCAATCATTACGGCCTTATTATTATGCGCGACCGCGCACAAAGCCTGAAAGGCGACTGCCAGATACGCCCGCGCCCGGGCGGCGGCACAGAAGTGGTCGTGAATTTTATTCCGGGGGCTCTGACTCCCCCGCGCGACAGGAGTGAGCAGTGA
- the nrfE gene encoding heme lyase NrfEFG subunit NrfE — protein sequence MPDVTFAWLPEVGYFCLLLALFTSLAVVVSGVRLFIFGQRRAATMLHHASRFIAFLLTLAWVLLTLAFVQDDFSLFYVAQHSNRGLSLPYKLAAAWGGHEGSLLFWSLGLALWQAVVVWCWRGANRRLRLLTVLFIALAQAGLVLFIVTTSDPFLRQFPVPADGRDLNPMLQHPALLLHPPLLYLGYAGAGVCCALLLAGLFCQTPAQALARRCQRSLALSWALLSAGIILGSWWAYSELGWGGWWFWDPVENAALLPWLTGAACLHALQVMRRSGHLVRTTTLLATVSVLLTLLGTLVVRSGVLQSVHAFALDEARALPLFTLFIVLSGAMLLAFASGARGYRVLPTGELPSLWLMGGLGVFCASAIVVLVGTMFPMVWSLAGEGRISVGAPYFNRVMLPFGLLAVVLMLAGSRKKNLPMWLAHAGVLLCSLGIVSAGWLKSEVSVALVAGESVMLDGYRFTLQDGEFIAAGNYTAQRLSVNIQRGDKVLARLHPERRFYTVRNQRMYEPGIATDGWHDWYVLVAEKQGEHYAARFMVQRGVRFIWGGGVLMLSGVLAGAWCRRRK from the coding sequence TTGCCTGATGTCACGTTCGCCTGGTTGCCTGAGGTGGGTTACTTCTGCCTGTTACTGGCGCTGTTTACCAGCCTGGCGGTTGTCGTCAGCGGTGTCAGGCTGTTCATTTTCGGGCAGCGCAGGGCAGCAACCATGCTGCACCACGCCAGCAGATTTATTGCGTTTTTACTGACGCTGGCCTGGGTGTTGCTGACGCTGGCGTTTGTGCAGGATGACTTCTCGCTGTTTTATGTGGCCCAGCACAGCAATCGCGGGCTGAGCCTGCCTTATAAGCTGGCGGCAGCGTGGGGCGGGCATGAAGGCTCGCTGCTGTTCTGGAGCCTGGGTCTGGCGCTGTGGCAAGCCGTTGTCGTATGGTGCTGGCGCGGCGCTAACCGGCGGTTGCGTCTGCTTACTGTGTTATTTATCGCTCTGGCACAGGCCGGACTTGTGCTTTTCATTGTGACCACCTCCGATCCCTTCCTGCGCCAGTTTCCCGTTCCTGCTGACGGGCGCGATCTGAATCCCATGCTGCAACATCCGGCGCTGTTACTGCATCCACCGCTACTGTATCTGGGTTACGCCGGCGCCGGGGTTTGCTGCGCGCTGTTGCTGGCTGGTCTGTTCTGCCAGACGCCCGCACAGGCACTGGCGCGCCGATGCCAGAGGAGTCTGGCGCTGTCCTGGGCGCTGTTGAGCGCAGGCATAATCCTCGGCTCCTGGTGGGCTTACAGCGAATTGGGCTGGGGCGGCTGGTGGTTCTGGGACCCGGTAGAGAACGCCGCGCTGTTGCCGTGGCTCACGGGGGCGGCATGTCTGCATGCGTTGCAGGTTATGCGCCGCAGCGGACACCTTGTGCGCACAACAACCCTGCTGGCCACCGTGAGCGTGCTGCTGACATTACTGGGCACACTGGTTGTTCGTTCCGGCGTGCTGCAGTCGGTACACGCATTTGCGTTGGATGAAGCGCGTGCACTACCGCTGTTTACGCTCTTTATCGTACTGAGTGGCGCAATGTTGCTGGCATTTGCCTCGGGTGCGCGTGGTTACCGCGTGCTGCCCACAGGCGAGCTACCTTCTCTGTGGTTGATGGGCGGCCTTGGCGTGTTTTGCGCGTCAGCAATTGTGGTGCTGGTAGGAACGATGTTTCCGATGGTCTGGTCATTGGCTGGGGAGGGGCGTATTTCCGTGGGCGCGCCTTATTTCAACCGTGTGATGCTGCCGTTTGGCCTGCTGGCGGTTGTGCTGATGCTGGCCGGTAGCCGCAAGAAAAACCTGCCCATGTGGCTGGCGCACGCGGGCGTCTTGCTCTGTTCGCTCGGAATTGTCAGCGCCGGGTGGCTCAAGTCAGAAGTCAGCGTGGCGCTGGTGGCCGGTGAAAGCGTGATGCTCGACGGCTATCGCTTTACGCTTCAGGACGGTGAGTTTATAGCTGCGGGTAACTATACCGCGCAGCGGCTGAGTGTGAATATTCAGCGTGGTGATAAGGTGCTGGCTCGTCTGCACCCGGAGCGGCGTTTTTATACCGTGCGCAACCAGCGGATGTATGAACCTGGCATCGCTACCGATGGCTGGCACGACTGGTATGTATTGGTGGCAGAAAAGCAGGGAGAGCATTATGCAGCACGATTTATGGTGCAGCGTGGCGTGCGGTTTATCTGGGGCGGTGGTGTCTTAATGCTCTCGGGCGTACTGGCTGGAGCGTGGTGCAGGAGGCGCAAATGA
- a CDS encoding heme lyase NrfEFG subunit NrfG, with translation MKRTTLAVCLLAVLAYASSGRWHAVYAWQTQAGVQAQAKPSPSVPRNGDDWARVGDEALWADRYDDALYAYQQALRLRGGDARLYAAYGTALYWQAGQVLTPLALEWLNQALEVDPLEVTALMLLASEAFMQADYAQAITLWKKVLESPSARVSRERVIEAIQMAQRLGQQESARH, from the coding sequence GTGAAACGAACAACCCTCGCGGTGTGCCTGCTGGCTGTACTGGCGTATGCCAGCAGCGGGCGCTGGCACGCTGTGTATGCCTGGCAGACGCAAGCTGGGGTTCAGGCGCAGGCAAAACCGTCGCCTTCAGTGCCGCGCAACGGTGACGACTGGGCAAGAGTGGGTGATGAAGCACTGTGGGCGGACCGCTATGACGACGCGCTTTACGCTTATCAGCAGGCGCTGCGCCTGCGCGGTGGTGACGCCAGGTTATACGCGGCTTACGGCACGGCGCTGTACTGGCAGGCAGGACAGGTGTTGACACCTCTGGCGCTGGAATGGCTTAACCAGGCGCTGGAGGTTGACCCACTGGAAGTCACGGCGTTGATGTTGCTGGCATCAGAGGCATTTATGCAGGCTGATTATGCCCAGGCCATTACGCTGTGGAAGAAGGTGCTGGAGTCGCCGTCGGCAAGAGTCAGTCGGGAGCGGGTCATTGAGGCCATTCAGATGGCACAGCGGCTGGGGCAGCAGGAAAGTGCCAGGCACTGA